The following proteins are co-located in the Vigna unguiculata cultivar IT97K-499-35 chromosome 9, ASM411807v1, whole genome shotgun sequence genome:
- the LOC114163402 gene encoding aldose 1-epimerase-like has product MMKVYLTFSFLLAVLLVAQAHGKEKEIGFYQLKRGNLKMNLTNYGATVVSVIVPDKHGNLDDITLGYDDIEQYKNDSWYFGALIGRVANRIGHARFTLHNHTYNLPANDHGNTLHGGFTGFGDVIWTVKAHKEDSYITFTYDSQDNEEGFPGRVEVAVTYMLLGRNKYVVKMIAKPVDKPTPVNLAQHTYWNLGGQKSGDILSHEVQIFGSKITAVDNNLIPTGKLESVKGTPYDFLEPRTVGSRVNEVPGLYDINYVLDGNSSRHLQRVATVRENVSGRKLELWSNQVGVQFYTSGMLNATKGKDGAVYDRYGGIALETQGLPDSVNHPDFPSQIVHPGHTYKHYMVYRFTACC; this is encoded by the exons ATGATGAAGGTTTATCTCACGTTCTCTTTTCTTCTGGCGGTTCTGCTTGTTGCTCAAGCAcatggaaaagaaaaggagataGGGTTCTATCAGCTCAAGAGAGGAAATTTGAAGATGAACTTGACCAATTATGGTGCAACAGTGGTCTCCGTCATAGTTCCTGATAAACATG GAAATTTAGATGACATTACTCTCGGCTACGATGACATCGAGCAATACAAG AATGATTCATGGTACTTTGGAGCACTTATCGGACGTGTGGCAAATAGAATCGGACATGCTCGGTTTACATTGCACAACCATACGTATAACCTACCTGCTAATGATCACGGAAACACACTCCACG GTGGTTTCACAGGGTTCGGTGATGTTATATGGACAGTGAAAGCCCACAAGGAAGACAGTTACATAACATTTACCTATGACAGTCAAGACAACGAAGAAG GGTTCCCCGGAAGAGTTGAAGTAGCAGTGACATACATGCTCCTCGGCAGAAACAAATATGTCGTGAAAATGATTGCGAAGCCAGTAGACAAACCCACACCAGTGAACCTGGCACAACACACATACTGGAATTTGGGAGGCCAAAAGAGTGGTGACATTCTGTCACACGAAGTTCAAATTTTTGGCTCAAAGATCACTGCAGTGGACAACAACCTGATCCCTACCGGAAAATTAGAATCTGTGAAGGGCACCCCTTATGATTTTCTTGAACCGAGGACGGTTGGAAGCAGAGTGAACGAGGTTCCTGGTTTGTATGACATTAACTACGTGCTGGATGGAAATAGTTCTAGGCACTTGCAGAGGGTGGCGACGGTGAGAGAAAATGTGTCTGGGAGGAAACTGGAGTTGTGGTCAAACCAAGTTGGTGTGCAGTTTTATACGAGTGGCATGTTGAATGCTACGAAGGGTAAAGATGGTGCTGTTTATGATAGGTATGGTGGCATTGCTTTGGAGACACAGGGTTTACCTGATTCTGTGAATCATCCAGATTTTCCATCACAGATTGTTCATCCTGGTCACACCTACAAGCACTACATGGTTTACAGATTCACAGCTTGCTGCTAA
- the LOC114164288 gene encoding transcription factor PRE3, translated as MSSRRSRSRQTGTSRNITDDQINDLVSKLQQLLPEIRERRSDKVSASKVLQETCNYIRSLHREVDDLSERLSELLATTDTAQAAIIRNLLMQ; from the exons atgTCTAGCAGAAGGTCACGGTCAAGGCAAACAGGTACTTCAAGGAATATCACCGATGATCAGATCAACGATCTTGTCTCCAAGTTGCAACAGCTCCTTCCAGAGATACGTGAGAGGCGCTCTGACAAG GTTTCAGCTTCAAAGGTGTTGCAAGAGACATGCAACTATATTAGAAGCTTACACAGGGAAGTGGACGACCTAAGCGAGCGTTTGTCTGAATTATTGGCTACAACTGACACTGCACAAGCTGCAATAATTAGAAATTTACTTATGCAATAG
- the LOC114164816 gene encoding aldose 1-epimerase-like: MLKVYLTFSFLLTALLNAQAHGKEKEIGFYQLKRGNLKLNLTNYGATIISVIVPDKHGNLDDIALGYDDIEQYKNDTCYFGALVGRVANRIGHAEFTLDNHTYKLPANDHGNTLHGGFTGFGDVIWTVKAHKEDSYITFTYDSQDNEEGFPGRVEVEVTYMLIGRNKYVVKMIAKPIDKATPVNLAQHTYWNLGGQKSGDILSHEVQIFGSKITAVDNNLIPTGKLESVKGTPYDFLEPRTVGSRVNEVPGLYDINYVIDGKRSGHLQKVVTVRENVSGRKLELWSNQVGLQFYTSGMLKATKGKNGVIYDKYGGIALETQGLPDSVNHPNFPSQIVHSGQTYKHYMVYRFTACC, translated from the exons ATGTTGAAGGTTTatctcactttttcttttcttctgacGGCTCTGCTTAACGCTCAAGCacatggaaaagaaaaagagattgGATTCTATCAGCTCAAGAGAGGAAATTTGAAGCTGAATTTGACCAATTATGGTGCAACAATTATCTCTGTCATAGTTCCTGATAAACATG GGAATTTAGATGACATCGCTCTTGGCTACGATGACATTGAGCAATACAAG AATGATACATGTTACTTTGGAGCACTTGTTGGACGTGTGGCAAATAGAATTGGACATGCAGAGTTTACATTGGACAACCATACCTATAAACTGCCTGCTAATGATCATGGAAACACACTCCATG GTGGTTTCACAGGGTTCGGTGATGTTATATGGACAGTGAAAGCCCACAAGGAAGACAGTTACATAACATTTACCTATGACAGTCAAGAcaatgaagaag GGTTCCCTGGAAGAGTTGAAGTAGAAGTGACATACATGCTGATTGGCAGAAACAAATATGTCGTGAAAATGATTGCGAAGCCAATAGACAAAGCCACACCAGTGAACCTAGCTCAACACACATACTGGAATTTGGGAGGCCAAAAGAGTGGTGACATTCTGTCACACGAAGTTCAAATTTTTGGCTCAAAGATCACTGCAGTGGACAATAATCTGATCCCCACCGGAAAATTGGAATCTGTGAAGGGCACCCCTTATGATTTCCTTGAACCGAGGACGGTTGGAAGCAGAGTGAATGAGGTTCCTGGTTTGTATGACATTAACTATGTGATTGATGGAAAAAGATCTGGGCACTTGCAGAAAGTAGTGACAGTGAGAGAAAATGTGTCTGGGAGAAAATTGGAGTTATGGTCAAACCAAGTTGGTCTGCAGTTCTATACGAGTGGCATGTTGAAGGCTACAAAGGGTAAAAATGGAGTTATTTATGATAAGTATGGTGGCATTGCCTTGGAAACACAGGGCTTACCTGATTCTGTGAATCATCCAAATTTTCCATCACAGATTGTTCATTCTGGTCAGACATACAAGCACTACATGGTTTATAGATTCACAGCTTGCTGCTAA